Part of the Streptomyces sp. NBC_01353 genome, ACGGCCGCGCACTGATCGGCACCATGCACCAGCGTCGTCAGCTCCTCGGCGAGCGCCCGCTGGGCGGCCCGGGCCTGCGGCCGCTCGGCGGTCTGCTGCTCCAACTCCTCGAGCTCCTCGCGGGACTTGAAGGACAGGATCCGCATGTACGTCGAGATGTCCCGGTCGTCCACGTTCAGCCAGAACTGGTAGAACGCGTACGGCGTGGTCATCTCCGGGTCGAGCCACACGGCCCCGCCCTCGGTCTTGCCGAACTTGGTGCCGTCCGCCTTGACCATCAGCGGGGTCGCCAGCGCGTGCGCCTCGGCGCCCGGCTCCAGGCGGTGGATCAGGTCGAGGCCCGCCACCAGGTTGCCCCACTGGTCGGACCCGCCCTGCTGCAGCGTGCAGCCGTAGCGCCGGTACAGCTCCAGGAAGTCCATGCCCTGGAGCAGCTGGTAGCTGAACTCGGTGTAGCTGATGCCCTGCTCGGACTCCAGGCGTCGGGCGACGGAGTCCTTGGTCAGCATCTTGTTGACCCGGAAGTGCTTGCCGATGTCGCGCAGGAACTCGATCGCGGACAGGCCGGCGGTCCAGTCCAGGTTGTTCACCATGACCGCCGCGTTCTCCCCCTCGAAGGAGAGGAACGGCTCGATCTGGCTCCGCAGCCGGTTCACCCAGTTCGCGACCGTCTCCGGGTCGTTCAGGGTGCGCTCGGCGGTCGGCCGCGGGTCGCCGATCTGGCCGGTGGCCCCACCGACCAGCGCCAGCGGCCGGTGACCGGCCTGCTGGAGCC contains:
- the tyrS gene encoding tyrosine--tRNA ligase gives rise to the protein MTDIVDELKWRGLFAQSTDEDALRKALADGPVTFYCGFDPTAASLHVGHLVQVLTVRRLQQAGHRPLALVGGATGQIGDPRPTAERTLNDPETVANWVNRLRSQIEPFLSFEGENAAVMVNNLDWTAGLSAIEFLRDIGKHFRVNKMLTKDSVARRLESEQGISYTEFSYQLLQGMDFLELYRRYGCTLQQGGSDQWGNLVAGLDLIHRLEPGAEAHALATPLMVKADGTKFGKTEGGAVWLDPEMTTPYAFYQFWLNVDDRDISTYMRILSFKSREELEELEQQTAERPQARAAQRALAEELTTLVHGADQCAAVINASKALFGQGDLTELDEATLAAALSELPHARVAELGQVVDLFVEVGLAPSKSGARRTVKEGGAYVNNVKVTAEDAEVAADELLHGRWLVLRRGKKNLAAIEVGAEG